The stretch of DNA attatCTTTTACTTGcactttttctaatttttcaattGACTCTTCACTCGCCGCCACAAAACGAATAGGAACATCATTCATATTGTAGTCATCATCAACATCAATATCATCATCGTAATCCAAATCAAATTGAGGTAGTTCATCAACTAAAACTTTAATAGAAACATCAACACCGACTTCTTCATTTGAATTATAATACTCTTTGTTGTTCACCACCTTTCTACCGCAATCAATGATTTCATCagtaagaaaagagagagaaggaagaAAGACTGCATCAAACATATCTTGAATGGCAACTTGGGCTTGAGTGTTGTTGCTCTTCATCAATGTGTCGTATAAAATTCTCGCAACATTTTCTATAGAAGTAGTTGGGTTTTCTGTGTTGTCATTGAATAAAAATGCTTCATCTTCCATAGCAAATGGTGGAGCAAGAATGAACTTGATGTTTAAGTTAATGGTAAGGAAACAAGCATTTTGCGGTTCTTGTTCTATTTGATTTGGTTCAAAATGATATGGTTTTATACGGTAATAGGCATTACCGGTTACTTGTGGAGAATTCATAATGGATCACACTTGtaaaaatgattaattttgaaaagaaaaagtagTGAGATTTGGGTGATGAATTAGTAAAAAAAGAACAATTTTAGCTTTATAAGTTTCCAAATTATTTAAGGGAAATTACCCCTTTTAGCCTCTTTTgctatttatttttccaatttacgatatttatttttgctttttattacttttgtattttgaatttttaactTTTAAGTGAAATATAACTTTTAATTTCAACTGTACAGTATCCCATTTCAATTTTGTTTGAGCCTTTATTCTTCTTCATTATGTTTACGTTCCCTTTCATCATTTCAAGATTTTCATATCACTCAACACAGGTGCAATACATAAATACAATGAttccaaaacacttaagaaaatacaataaattTGAGACTAAtaaagttataacaacaacaataagtcaataatctttttaaagtttcaacaacacaactaaaacaaaataacaaacttgaaactaattaaatttcaacaacAATATTATAAAATGACAACTAACATGCAAGCAAATACAAACTTCCAACTCCAACTTTTAGCAAGCTATATTTAAAGTCTGCAATTTCAAATGATGAAGTAGTTGATAATGAAGTatctacaaaataaaataaaatatcattagaCACTAGACgaataattttaagaaaataatatatgagAATTCACaatctttaatttattatttacttgAATCATAAAATTTATACGTTTCTATGTCCTCTAATATTAAACTCATATCTAATGGCATAAGAGAAGATCTCAACTAATTTTGGCAGCATATTAAAACTTGTAGAGTcaattattagtgtaattaatgaATAGTCGGAATCGTGCACTACTAATATAGGGTAGTCTGCCCCttatttttgtaacttcttAAAATATCTCATATTATGCTGaagtgttattattattttttcatgaaaaattgACAATTCAGAAACCCTAATTTGAGTACTGTATTCTATCATTGTGTATCTATCTCCCAAAGAATGAATGAATACATCATTTGAATTTGATATTTTACCTCCCATTTCTttattttccttattttctctGCCCATTTGACTGAAACCAATAATTTCAATTCACCAAGTGGAGACTGACAATTAATGGGTCCTAGCCGTAGTAGCAACGTGTaactaaggtggcgtttggttggaggtataatgaaatagaatagcgaggaaaggaaacaattctattccattcctttgtttggttgcatattaaagtattggaatgtcattccaataaaATGGTCTCTCCattattttggtggaatgacaattccattttgaaatagaaACAAAGACCATTCCAATACATGAtgagaaaaatttaataattttttttatcaattttcttATGCATTTTAAAGTTATTCCATTTCGTTcttattctcattctcattcttatattttcattcctcaaCCAAACGCTACCTAAGAAGAAGAGTATACCCCAACACTGGTTGGAGataatgaaatagaatggaatggaaaggaaacaatctccattccattcttttgtttggttgcatattaAAATGTTAGAATACCATTCCAATAGAATGGTTTTTCTaacattttggtggaatgacaatTCCActttaaaatagaaagaaagacCATTCTAATGCatgatgagaaaaaaaattaataattttttcatcaatattttttatacatatattagattttattccattcctgtTCCCATTCTTATTCCTATGTTTTCAtttctcccaaccaaacgccacctaatagTTTATTAGGAAATTAAGGTAATTAGTTTgtgttattttaataaaaattacatttcgttttaatttttaatatttaacattaataaaacatagtttaatttttaattatatccgaCTATATTTTTGTCATATCAAATTCTTATATGTGAAGAAATAAAAGTTAATGTACGTAATGAACACTATAAGAAAACAGAAACTAGAATTTCTTCATATTAATTTGATATTGTCTCATGAAATTGATATTTAACTATATTTTTCAtcgattaataattaaaatacattatatataagcttataaatataagaaaacatTTGTTAAGTACCACATGATTATTAAACTATCTCAACTCTACAATTGGgacaaaatttactaacttgCAGCCACTCAACAACACATTGTTTATGATACGCGTGAGTGCATGGTAACTTAGTAGCTTCCGAACCAACCGAAACATCCTCCAAACAAATCGAACAAAAAATTGGATTATCTTTAACCTgaactttttctaatttttcaattGACCCTTCACTCGACGCCACAAAACAAATAGGAAAATCATCCATATTATAGTCATCATCGTCGTCGTCATCATCATCCCAATCAAGTTGAGGTAGTTCATTAACAAAGACATGAACGTAAACATCAACACCGACTTCttcattcaaattattattgttcatcatttttCTACCGCAATCAATAATTTcatcaataataaaagagaaagaagGAAGATAGACCGCAGCAAACATGTCTTGAATGGTAATTAGGGCTTCAGTATTATTGATATTCATCAATGTTTCGTATGAAATTTGTACAGTATTTTCTATAGTAGAAATTGGATATTCTGTTTCATCATAAAATAAAGGTTCATCGTCTTCTATAGTAGATGGTGAAGCAAGATTGAACATGGCATTTaaattaatgataaaaaaaCGACCAGTATGTGATTCTTGTTCTATTGTGTTTGGTTGAGTATAATTATAGGGTGATATGGGTGATATATAGTAATCGGGATCACCAATGACTTGTGGGGAgctcataattaattaatcacagTTGTAGAAATGattaattttgaaaagaaaaagtagTGAGATTTGGgtgatgaaaataataaaaggaACAATTTTAGGGCAAGGTATTAGCTAGCTTAGgagcttaaaaaaaaaagtttgaaaaatgaaaactaTTATGATGCATTTGATGTCTCACGGggtatttatatatagaatgtaaaaataattcaatattccaattttatataatttaaatttaaaattttaattaaattgatatTTATGTTTAGGATTAGGATTCGGTGTTGGATTAGAAATAGgtgatattattataataatatatattaaggaatttaatttttaataatataaaataaattttctaaGTACCTAatatctattatatatattgtacttagaataaattattttattatatataaagccaaataaaaacattacgtatatataatcattttccgattcttttaaaatttaaataaaagaaagtaaGTAAAACTAACGTTTTAAAAATATGTACAAGTTTTTATTGCAGAAAACGTGTGAGATTGTGTCATATTcacgaaaaaaaaattaactttaaaaaaaataaatattattttagactctaaatttttgttttgtgaaatgataaaatagactctgtattttctaaaatagtataaatagaAGGCTGAagtgatttttttcaaaataaaatttaataataatgtaaCATAAATGTGTTATAAAAAAAACTGGTTAATAATAATGTAACATAAGTTTTTATTGCAGAAAACGTGTGAGATTGTATTGTGTGATAttcacgaaaaaaaaaattaactttaaaaaaacataaatattattttagattctaaattttgtaaaaattacaaattgaccatctgttttgtcaaatgataaaatgaattctgtattttctaaaat from Cannabis sativa cultivar Pink pepper isolate KNU-18-1 chromosome 2, ASM2916894v1, whole genome shotgun sequence encodes:
- the LOC133034073 gene encoding uncharacterized protein LOC133034073, giving the protein MNSPQVTGNAYYRIKPYHFEPNQIEQEPQNACFLTINLNIKFILAPPFAMEDEAFLFNDNTENPTTSIENVARILYDTLMKSNNTQAQVAIQDMFDAVFLPSLSFLTDEIIDCGRKVVNNKEYYNSNEEVGVDVSIKVLVDELPQFDLDYDDDIDVDDDYNMNDVPIRFVAASEESIEKLEKVQVKDNQIFCSICLEDVSIDLEAAKLPCTHAYHEECIVEWLQVSKFCPNCRVEIV
- the LOC115719816 gene encoding uncharacterized protein LOC115719816, producing MFNLASPSTIEDDEPLFYDETEYPISTIENTVQISYETLMNINNTEALITIQDMFAAVYLPSFSFIIDEIIDCGRKMMNNNNLNEEVGVDVYVHVFVNELPQLDWDDDDDDDDDYNMDDFPICFVASSEGSIEKLEKVQVKDNPIFCSICLEDVSVGSEATKLPCTHAYHKQCVVEWLQVSKFCPNCRVEIV